In a genomic window of Tachysurus vachellii isolate PV-2020 chromosome 13, HZAU_Pvac_v1, whole genome shotgun sequence:
- the map7d3 gene encoding MAP7 domain-containing protein 2 isoform X13 produces the protein MAEGTTSLKGLRAQMAAAAQAQAEERRSLAVTSPAPVTDSATKSHTKPVIDGAALRIDDKLRVAKERREEQEKQQAARGSQILERERKAKLQVEKQMEEKHRKLEEQRRKEEQRRAAVEEKRKQKQEEEKEHYAAVMRRTMERSHRVEQRQKRWSWSGLSDSDNRNGESDSGPNSSPVTIVISPASPVSKPTRSATPQDKRSSSTTNLKQSADSAISKRLSSSSATLPSTPDKKSHLCPRSVSSTPLPSTRGPLRSRSIDRQKNTPSTTSASSESISNTAQKAEKDKSFTSPAAKRPPSPTTVPSRHRSPSPSPVSGPRRAPSPGAAKQSPRYRPPSPSGVKQRPPSPQPTSKPPPIQKPALTPTGPPILRKRESKPKDASPMTAQTSQLQDTSTTSPASSTKPKDDPSLKTTASTNSAAEAAKILAENRRLVREQKEKDEQLRLQREEEEKVRKEEEKRLAEEERVRRLEEEKVQAEEKKKEEEENARKAEEERKRLELEEQQKRAELQKEREEAEAKALEEAEKQRQERERIMQQNQQERMERKKRIEEIMKRTRKMDQNDDKGNDEGGILDENGDGDDDQLNCEKEDQSVPSMQNMVIDQSVVQEKGMTLEEGHLESEPLNNMKEHCIVNDKVNNNDLSAAQPTAVSNSHPQTHLMEGSEFVNEDCKNGVNGKEGSWSFEEFIDLGVHTKVRPDSCNQGLIDCGVGPDGPRVAFDDKSAPGNTLRPVQPIEALSEI, from the exons CTGCAGCTGCGCAGGCACAGGCCGAAGAGCGGCGGAGCCTGGCCGTGACCAGCCCAGCACCAGTTACAGACAGTGCTACAAAGAGCCATACCAAACCAG TCATTGACGGCGCAGCACTTAGAATCGATGACAAACTCCGAGTAGccaaagaaaggagagaagaacaagaaaagcaGCAAG CGGCACGTGGGTCTCAGATTCTAGAGCGGGAACGTAAGGCCAAGCTTCAGGTTGAGAAGCAGATGGAGGAGAAACATAGAAAGCTAGAGGAGCAACGCAGGAAAGAGGAGCAGAGAAGAGCTGCTGTGGAGGAAAAGAGGAAACagaagcaggaggaggagaag GAGCACTATGCGGCAGTGATGCGGCGCACTATGGAGCGCAGTCACAGAGTGGAGCAGAGGCAGAAGAGATGGTCATGGAGTGGTCTGTCTGACTCTGACAACAGAAATG GTGAGAGCGACAGTGGCCCCAACTCCTCCCCAGTCACTATAGTAATCTCCCCAGCCTCTCCGGTCTCCAAGCCTACCAGAAGCGCCACACCACAAG ACAAGCGTTCTTCCTCTACTACAAACCTCAAACAGTCTGCCGACTCCGCTATCAGCAAGCGCCTCTCCTCTTCATCCGCCACCCTCCCCAGCACTCCTGACAAAA AGTCTCACCTGTGTCCTCGATCAGTGTCCTCCACACCGCTGCCTTCCACCCGTGGCCCCCTGCGAAGTCGCAGCATTGATCGCCAAAAGAACACCCCTAGCACTACCTCTGCTTCTTCTGAATCCATCTCGAACACGGCTCAG AAAGCTGAAAAGGACAAGTCCTTCACTTCACCTGCAGCAAAACGTCCTCCTTCCCCTACCACTGTTCCTAGCCGCCATCGCTCTCCCTCACCAAGCCCTGTCAGTGGTCCCAGGAGAGCACCATCACCTGGAGCAGCCAA GCAAAGCCCTCGTTATCGTCCACCTTCCCCTAGTGGAGTGAAGCAGAGGCCTCCATCCCCTCAGCCCACTTCCAAACCTCCCCCTATCCAGAAACCTGCCCTCACTCCAACTGGCCCTCCTATCCTGAGGAAGAGAGAGTCCAAGCCCAAAGACGCATCTCCAATGACTGCTCAAACATCGCAACTTCAAGATACGAGCACTACCAGCCCAGCATCCAGCACCAAACCCAAAGATG ATCCTAGTCTGAAAACCACAGCCAGCACTAACTCTGCTGCCGAAGCTGCTAAGATCCTGGCAGAGAACCGGCGGCTGGTTCGTGAGCAGAAGGAGAAAGATGAACAGCTCAGattacagagagaggaagaggagaa GGTGagaaaagaggaggaaaagCGTCTGGCtgaggaggagagagtgaggcgtctggaggaggagaaggttcaagcagaggagaaaaagaaggaagaggaggagaacgCTCGTAAagcagaagaggagagaaagagactggaGCTGGAGGAGCAACAGAAACGAGCCGAGTTACAGAAAGAG CGAGAGGAGGCAGAAGCAAAGGCTCTGGAGGAGGCAGAGAAGCAACGACAGGAGAGAGAGCGCATCATGCAGCAAAACCAGCAAGAGCGCATGGAGAGGAAGAAG AGAATTGAGGAAATTATGAAGAGAACCAGAAAAATGGACCAAAATGATGATaag GGTAACGATGAGGGAGGCATTCTAGACGAGAACGGTGACGGTGACGATGACCAGCTAAACTGTGAAAAGG AGGACCAATCTGTGCCTTCCATGCAAAACATGGTCATTGACCAGTCTGTTGTCCAGGAGAAAGGCATGACTTTAGAAGAAGGTCATCTGGAATCAGAGCCACTTAACAACATGAAAGAACACTGCATAGTGAATGACAAAGTAAACAACAACGATCTCAGTGCAGCACAGCCCACAGCCGTCAG TAATTCTCACCCACAGACACATCTGATGGAGGGCTCAGAGTTTGTGAACGAGGACTGTAAGAATGGGGTGAATGGGAAAGAAGGCTCCTGGAGCTTTGAAGAGTTCATTGATCTGGGAGTTCACACTAAAGTCCGGCCCGATTCCTGTAATCAGGGTCTAATAGATTGTGGTGTGGGACCTGATGGGCCCAGAGTGGCCTTCGATGACAAGTCGGCCCCTGGGAACACCCTCCGTCCTGTTCAACCCATTGAAGCCCTTTCTG AGATTTGA
- the map7d3 gene encoding ensconsin isoform X9 translates to MAEGTTSLKGLRAQMAAAAQAQAEERRSLAVTSPAPVTDSATKSHTKPVIDGAALRIDDKLRVAKERREEQEKQQAARGSQILERERKAKLQVEKQMEEKHRKLEEQRRKEEQRRAAVEEKRKQKQEEEKEHYAAVMRRTMERSHRVEQRQKRWSWSGLSDSDNRNGESDSGPNSSPVTIVISPASPVSKPTRSATPQDKRSSSTTNLKQSADSAISKRLSSSSATLPSTPDKTQRPLAYMDSSVLSRLLTPTQASLARSKSAAALSANGTDETESHLCPRSVSSTPLPSTRGPLRSRSIDRQKNTPSTTSASSESISNTAQKAEKDKSFTSPAAKRPPSPTTVPSRHRSPSPSPVSGPRRAPSPGAAKQSPRYRPPSPSGVKQRPPSPQPTSKPPPIQKPALTPTGPPILRKRESKPKDASPMTAQTSQLQDTSTTSPASSTKPKDDPSLKTTASTNSAAEAAKILAENRRLVREQKEKDEQLRLQREEEEKVRKEEEKRLAEEERVRRLEEEKVQAEEKKKEEEENARKAEEERKRLELEEQQKRAELQKEREEAEAKALEEAEKQRQERERIMQQNQQERMERKKRIEEIMKRTRKMDQNDDKGNDEGGILDENGDGDDDQLNCEKEDQSVPSMQNMVIDQSVVQEKGMTLEEGHLESEPLNNMKEHCIVNDKVNNNDLSAAQPTAVSNSHPQTHLMEGSEFVNEDCKNGVNGKEGSWSFEEFIDLGVHTKVRPDSCNQGLIDCGVGPDGPRVAFDDKSAPGNTLRPVQPIEALSEI, encoded by the exons CTGCAGCTGCGCAGGCACAGGCCGAAGAGCGGCGGAGCCTGGCCGTGACCAGCCCAGCACCAGTTACAGACAGTGCTACAAAGAGCCATACCAAACCAG TCATTGACGGCGCAGCACTTAGAATCGATGACAAACTCCGAGTAGccaaagaaaggagagaagaacaagaaaagcaGCAAG CGGCACGTGGGTCTCAGATTCTAGAGCGGGAACGTAAGGCCAAGCTTCAGGTTGAGAAGCAGATGGAGGAGAAACATAGAAAGCTAGAGGAGCAACGCAGGAAAGAGGAGCAGAGAAGAGCTGCTGTGGAGGAAAAGAGGAAACagaagcaggaggaggagaag GAGCACTATGCGGCAGTGATGCGGCGCACTATGGAGCGCAGTCACAGAGTGGAGCAGAGGCAGAAGAGATGGTCATGGAGTGGTCTGTCTGACTCTGACAACAGAAATG GTGAGAGCGACAGTGGCCCCAACTCCTCCCCAGTCACTATAGTAATCTCCCCAGCCTCTCCGGTCTCCAAGCCTACCAGAAGCGCCACACCACAAG ACAAGCGTTCTTCCTCTACTACAAACCTCAAACAGTCTGCCGACTCCGCTATCAGCAAGCGCCTCTCCTCTTCATCCGCCACCCTCCCCAGCACTCCTGACAAAA cCCAGCGCCCGTTGGCCTACATGGACAGCAGTGTCCTCAGTCGTCTCCTCACCCCTACCCAGGCCTCTCTAGCTAGGAGCAAGAGTGCAGCAGCCCTTTCAGCGAATGGAACGGATGAGACAG AGTCTCACCTGTGTCCTCGATCAGTGTCCTCCACACCGCTGCCTTCCACCCGTGGCCCCCTGCGAAGTCGCAGCATTGATCGCCAAAAGAACACCCCTAGCACTACCTCTGCTTCTTCTGAATCCATCTCGAACACGGCTCAG AAAGCTGAAAAGGACAAGTCCTTCACTTCACCTGCAGCAAAACGTCCTCCTTCCCCTACCACTGTTCCTAGCCGCCATCGCTCTCCCTCACCAAGCCCTGTCAGTGGTCCCAGGAGAGCACCATCACCTGGAGCAGCCAA GCAAAGCCCTCGTTATCGTCCACCTTCCCCTAGTGGAGTGAAGCAGAGGCCTCCATCCCCTCAGCCCACTTCCAAACCTCCCCCTATCCAGAAACCTGCCCTCACTCCAACTGGCCCTCCTATCCTGAGGAAGAGAGAGTCCAAGCCCAAAGACGCATCTCCAATGACTGCTCAAACATCGCAACTTCAAGATACGAGCACTACCAGCCCAGCATCCAGCACCAAACCCAAAGATG ATCCTAGTCTGAAAACCACAGCCAGCACTAACTCTGCTGCCGAAGCTGCTAAGATCCTGGCAGAGAACCGGCGGCTGGTTCGTGAGCAGAAGGAGAAAGATGAACAGCTCAGattacagagagaggaagaggagaa GGTGagaaaagaggaggaaaagCGTCTGGCtgaggaggagagagtgaggcgtctggaggaggagaaggttcaagcagaggagaaaaagaaggaagaggaggagaacgCTCGTAAagcagaagaggagagaaagagactggaGCTGGAGGAGCAACAGAAACGAGCCGAGTTACAGAAAGAG CGAGAGGAGGCAGAAGCAAAGGCTCTGGAGGAGGCAGAGAAGCAACGACAGGAGAGAGAGCGCATCATGCAGCAAAACCAGCAAGAGCGCATGGAGAGGAAGAAG AGAATTGAGGAAATTATGAAGAGAACCAGAAAAATGGACCAAAATGATGATaag GGTAACGATGAGGGAGGCATTCTAGACGAGAACGGTGACGGTGACGATGACCAGCTAAACTGTGAAAAGG AGGACCAATCTGTGCCTTCCATGCAAAACATGGTCATTGACCAGTCTGTTGTCCAGGAGAAAGGCATGACTTTAGAAGAAGGTCATCTGGAATCAGAGCCACTTAACAACATGAAAGAACACTGCATAGTGAATGACAAAGTAAACAACAACGATCTCAGTGCAGCACAGCCCACAGCCGTCAG TAATTCTCACCCACAGACACATCTGATGGAGGGCTCAGAGTTTGTGAACGAGGACTGTAAGAATGGGGTGAATGGGAAAGAAGGCTCCTGGAGCTTTGAAGAGTTCATTGATCTGGGAGTTCACACTAAAGTCCGGCCCGATTCCTGTAATCAGGGTCTAATAGATTGTGGTGTGGGACCTGATGGGCCCAGAGTGGCCTTCGATGACAAGTCGGCCCCTGGGAACACCCTCCGTCCTGTTCAACCCATTGAAGCCCTTTCTG AGATTTGA
- the map7d3 gene encoding ensconsin isoform X10, producing the protein MAEGTTSLKGLRAQMAAAAQAQAEERRSLAVTSPAPVTDSATKSHTKPVIDGAALRIDDKLRVAKERREEQEKQQAARGSQILERERKAKLQVEKQMEEKHRKLEEQRRKEEQRRAAVEEKRKQKQEEEKEHYAAVMRRTMERSHRVEQRQKRWSWSGLSDSDNRNGESDSGPNSSPVTIVISPASPVSKPTRSATPQDKRSSSTTNLKQSADSAISKRLSSSSATLPSTPDKNPVLKKRSSSLSRVGNRAPPTGKPEKLAPSESESHLCPRSVSSTPLPSTRGPLRSRSIDRQKNTPSTTSASSESISNTAQKAEKDKSFTSPAAKRPPSPTTVPSRHRSPSPSPVSGPRRAPSPGAAKQSPRYRPPSPSGVKQRPPSPQPTSKPPPIQKPALTPTGPPILRKRESKPKDASPMTAQTSQLQDTSTTSPASSTKPKDDPSLKTTASTNSAAEAAKILAENRRLVREQKEKDEQLRLQREEEEKVRKEEEKRLAEEERVRRLEEEKVQAEEKKKEEEENARKAEEERKRLELEEQQKRAELQKEREEAEAKALEEAEKQRQERERIMQQNQQERMERKKRIEEIMKRTRKMDQNDDKGNDEGGILDENGDGDDDQLNCEKEDQSVPSMQNMVIDQSVVQEKGMTLEEGHLESEPLNNMKEHCIVNDKVNNNDLSAAQPTAVSNSHPQTHLMEGSEFVNEDCKNGVNGKEGSWSFEEFIDLGVHTKVRPDSCNQGLIDCGVGPDGPRVAFDDKSAPGNTLRPVQPIEALSEI; encoded by the exons CTGCAGCTGCGCAGGCACAGGCCGAAGAGCGGCGGAGCCTGGCCGTGACCAGCCCAGCACCAGTTACAGACAGTGCTACAAAGAGCCATACCAAACCAG TCATTGACGGCGCAGCACTTAGAATCGATGACAAACTCCGAGTAGccaaagaaaggagagaagaacaagaaaagcaGCAAG CGGCACGTGGGTCTCAGATTCTAGAGCGGGAACGTAAGGCCAAGCTTCAGGTTGAGAAGCAGATGGAGGAGAAACATAGAAAGCTAGAGGAGCAACGCAGGAAAGAGGAGCAGAGAAGAGCTGCTGTGGAGGAAAAGAGGAAACagaagcaggaggaggagaag GAGCACTATGCGGCAGTGATGCGGCGCACTATGGAGCGCAGTCACAGAGTGGAGCAGAGGCAGAAGAGATGGTCATGGAGTGGTCTGTCTGACTCTGACAACAGAAATG GTGAGAGCGACAGTGGCCCCAACTCCTCCCCAGTCACTATAGTAATCTCCCCAGCCTCTCCGGTCTCCAAGCCTACCAGAAGCGCCACACCACAAG ACAAGCGTTCTTCCTCTACTACAAACCTCAAACAGTCTGCCGACTCCGCTATCAGCAAGCGCCTCTCCTCTTCATCCGCCACCCTCCCCAGCACTCCTGACAAAA ATCCTGTCCTGAAGAAACGGAGCTCCTCCCTTTCCCGTGTAGGGAATAGAGCTCCACCCACTGGCAAACCAGAGAAACTCGCACCCAGTGAATCAG AGTCTCACCTGTGTCCTCGATCAGTGTCCTCCACACCGCTGCCTTCCACCCGTGGCCCCCTGCGAAGTCGCAGCATTGATCGCCAAAAGAACACCCCTAGCACTACCTCTGCTTCTTCTGAATCCATCTCGAACACGGCTCAG AAAGCTGAAAAGGACAAGTCCTTCACTTCACCTGCAGCAAAACGTCCTCCTTCCCCTACCACTGTTCCTAGCCGCCATCGCTCTCCCTCACCAAGCCCTGTCAGTGGTCCCAGGAGAGCACCATCACCTGGAGCAGCCAA GCAAAGCCCTCGTTATCGTCCACCTTCCCCTAGTGGAGTGAAGCAGAGGCCTCCATCCCCTCAGCCCACTTCCAAACCTCCCCCTATCCAGAAACCTGCCCTCACTCCAACTGGCCCTCCTATCCTGAGGAAGAGAGAGTCCAAGCCCAAAGACGCATCTCCAATGACTGCTCAAACATCGCAACTTCAAGATACGAGCACTACCAGCCCAGCATCCAGCACCAAACCCAAAGATG ATCCTAGTCTGAAAACCACAGCCAGCACTAACTCTGCTGCCGAAGCTGCTAAGATCCTGGCAGAGAACCGGCGGCTGGTTCGTGAGCAGAAGGAGAAAGATGAACAGCTCAGattacagagagaggaagaggagaa GGTGagaaaagaggaggaaaagCGTCTGGCtgaggaggagagagtgaggcgtctggaggaggagaaggttcaagcagaggagaaaaagaaggaagaggaggagaacgCTCGTAAagcagaagaggagagaaagagactggaGCTGGAGGAGCAACAGAAACGAGCCGAGTTACAGAAAGAG CGAGAGGAGGCAGAAGCAAAGGCTCTGGAGGAGGCAGAGAAGCAACGACAGGAGAGAGAGCGCATCATGCAGCAAAACCAGCAAGAGCGCATGGAGAGGAAGAAG AGAATTGAGGAAATTATGAAGAGAACCAGAAAAATGGACCAAAATGATGATaag GGTAACGATGAGGGAGGCATTCTAGACGAGAACGGTGACGGTGACGATGACCAGCTAAACTGTGAAAAGG AGGACCAATCTGTGCCTTCCATGCAAAACATGGTCATTGACCAGTCTGTTGTCCAGGAGAAAGGCATGACTTTAGAAGAAGGTCATCTGGAATCAGAGCCACTTAACAACATGAAAGAACACTGCATAGTGAATGACAAAGTAAACAACAACGATCTCAGTGCAGCACAGCCCACAGCCGTCAG TAATTCTCACCCACAGACACATCTGATGGAGGGCTCAGAGTTTGTGAACGAGGACTGTAAGAATGGGGTGAATGGGAAAGAAGGCTCCTGGAGCTTTGAAGAGTTCATTGATCTGGGAGTTCACACTAAAGTCCGGCCCGATTCCTGTAATCAGGGTCTAATAGATTGTGGTGTGGGACCTGATGGGCCCAGAGTGGCCTTCGATGACAAGTCGGCCCCTGGGAACACCCTCCGTCCTGTTCAACCCATTGAAGCCCTTTCTG AGATTTGA
- the map7d3 gene encoding ensconsin isoform X2, whose translation MAEGTTSLKGLRAQMAAAAQAQAEERRSLAVTSPAPVTDSATKSHTKPVIDGAALRIDDKLRVAKERREEQEKQQAARGSQILERERKAKLQVEKQMEEKHRKLEEQRRKEEQRRAAVEEKRKQKQEEEKEHYAAVMRRTMERSHRVEQRQKRWSWSGLSDSDNRNGESDSGPNSSPVTIVISPASPVSKPTRSATPQDKRSSSTTNLKQSADSAISKRLSSSSATLPSTPDKSAKRRSSSLNRLPSNVPRVSKEAHKQPQVEKTDPVLKKRSSSLSRVGNRAPPTGKPEKLAPSESAQRPLAYMDSSVLSRLLTPTQASLARSKSAAALSANGTDETVSSTPLPSTRGPLRSRSIDRQKNTPSTTSASSESISNTAQKAEKDKSFTSPAAKRPPSPTTVPSRHRSPSPSPVSGPRRAPSPGAAKQSPRYRPPSPSGVKQRPPSPQPTSKPPPIQKPALTPTGPPILRKRESKPKDASPMTAQTSQLQDTSTTSPASSTKPKDDPSLKTTASTNSAAEAAKILAENRRLVREQKEKDEQLRLQREEEEKVRKEEEKRLAEEERVRRLEEEKVQAEEKKKEEEENARKAEEERKRLELEEQQKRAELQKEREEAEAKALEEAEKQRQERERIMQQNQQERMERKKRIEEIMKRTRKMDQNDDKGNDEGGILDENGDGDDDQLNCEKEDQSVPSMQNMVIDQSVVQEKGMTLEEGHLESEPLNNMKEHCIVNDKVNNNDLSAAQPTAVSNSHPQTHLMEGSEFVNEDCKNGVNGKEGSWSFEEFIDLGVHTKVRPDSCNQGLIDCGVGPDGPRVAFDDKSAPGNTLRPVQPIEALSEI comes from the exons CTGCAGCTGCGCAGGCACAGGCCGAAGAGCGGCGGAGCCTGGCCGTGACCAGCCCAGCACCAGTTACAGACAGTGCTACAAAGAGCCATACCAAACCAG TCATTGACGGCGCAGCACTTAGAATCGATGACAAACTCCGAGTAGccaaagaaaggagagaagaacaagaaaagcaGCAAG CGGCACGTGGGTCTCAGATTCTAGAGCGGGAACGTAAGGCCAAGCTTCAGGTTGAGAAGCAGATGGAGGAGAAACATAGAAAGCTAGAGGAGCAACGCAGGAAAGAGGAGCAGAGAAGAGCTGCTGTGGAGGAAAAGAGGAAACagaagcaggaggaggagaag GAGCACTATGCGGCAGTGATGCGGCGCACTATGGAGCGCAGTCACAGAGTGGAGCAGAGGCAGAAGAGATGGTCATGGAGTGGTCTGTCTGACTCTGACAACAGAAATG GTGAGAGCGACAGTGGCCCCAACTCCTCCCCAGTCACTATAGTAATCTCCCCAGCCTCTCCGGTCTCCAAGCCTACCAGAAGCGCCACACCACAAG ACAAGCGTTCTTCCTCTACTACAAACCTCAAACAGTCTGCCGACTCCGCTATCAGCAAGCGCCTCTCCTCTTCATCCGCCACCCTCCCCAGCACTCCTGACAAAA GTGCAAAGCGGAGGAGTTCATCTTTGAACCGGTTGCCTAGCAATGTCCCTCGGGTTTCTAAGGAAGCGCATAAACAGCCTCAGGTGGAAAAGACAG ATCCTGTCCTGAAGAAACGGAGCTCCTCCCTTTCCCGTGTAGGGAATAGAGCTCCACCCACTGGCAAACCAGAGAAACTCGCACCCAGTGAATCAG cCCAGCGCCCGTTGGCCTACATGGACAGCAGTGTCCTCAGTCGTCTCCTCACCCCTACCCAGGCCTCTCTAGCTAGGAGCAAGAGTGCAGCAGCCCTTTCAGCGAATGGAACGGATGAGACAG TGTCCTCCACACCGCTGCCTTCCACCCGTGGCCCCCTGCGAAGTCGCAGCATTGATCGCCAAAAGAACACCCCTAGCACTACCTCTGCTTCTTCTGAATCCATCTCGAACACGGCTCAG AAAGCTGAAAAGGACAAGTCCTTCACTTCACCTGCAGCAAAACGTCCTCCTTCCCCTACCACTGTTCCTAGCCGCCATCGCTCTCCCTCACCAAGCCCTGTCAGTGGTCCCAGGAGAGCACCATCACCTGGAGCAGCCAA GCAAAGCCCTCGTTATCGTCCACCTTCCCCTAGTGGAGTGAAGCAGAGGCCTCCATCCCCTCAGCCCACTTCCAAACCTCCCCCTATCCAGAAACCTGCCCTCACTCCAACTGGCCCTCCTATCCTGAGGAAGAGAGAGTCCAAGCCCAAAGACGCATCTCCAATGACTGCTCAAACATCGCAACTTCAAGATACGAGCACTACCAGCCCAGCATCCAGCACCAAACCCAAAGATG ATCCTAGTCTGAAAACCACAGCCAGCACTAACTCTGCTGCCGAAGCTGCTAAGATCCTGGCAGAGAACCGGCGGCTGGTTCGTGAGCAGAAGGAGAAAGATGAACAGCTCAGattacagagagaggaagaggagaa GGTGagaaaagaggaggaaaagCGTCTGGCtgaggaggagagagtgaggcgtctggaggaggagaaggttcaagcagaggagaaaaagaaggaagaggaggagaacgCTCGTAAagcagaagaggagagaaagagactggaGCTGGAGGAGCAACAGAAACGAGCCGAGTTACAGAAAGAG CGAGAGGAGGCAGAAGCAAAGGCTCTGGAGGAGGCAGAGAAGCAACGACAGGAGAGAGAGCGCATCATGCAGCAAAACCAGCAAGAGCGCATGGAGAGGAAGAAG AGAATTGAGGAAATTATGAAGAGAACCAGAAAAATGGACCAAAATGATGATaag GGTAACGATGAGGGAGGCATTCTAGACGAGAACGGTGACGGTGACGATGACCAGCTAAACTGTGAAAAGG AGGACCAATCTGTGCCTTCCATGCAAAACATGGTCATTGACCAGTCTGTTGTCCAGGAGAAAGGCATGACTTTAGAAGAAGGTCATCTGGAATCAGAGCCACTTAACAACATGAAAGAACACTGCATAGTGAATGACAAAGTAAACAACAACGATCTCAGTGCAGCACAGCCCACAGCCGTCAG TAATTCTCACCCACAGACACATCTGATGGAGGGCTCAGAGTTTGTGAACGAGGACTGTAAGAATGGGGTGAATGGGAAAGAAGGCTCCTGGAGCTTTGAAGAGTTCATTGATCTGGGAGTTCACACTAAAGTCCGGCCCGATTCCTGTAATCAGGGTCTAATAGATTGTGGTGTGGGACCTGATGGGCCCAGAGTGGCCTTCGATGACAAGTCGGCCCCTGGGAACACCCTCCGTCCTGTTCAACCCATTGAAGCCCTTTCTG AGATTTGA